A region of Streptomyces sp. WMMC500 DNA encodes the following proteins:
- a CDS encoding DUF5682 family protein, whose translation MVGEEEGRRGAAAGAPAVEPLLLGVRHHGPGSARGVAAALDAYRPRVVLVEGPPEADAIVGLAGEEDMRPPVALLAHAVDEPARAGFWPLAHFSPEWVAIRWALGHGVPVRFIDLPAAHTLAMAEAGRPAPGGPGAEEGTPGTADADPDADADTDADTDAGSAGGEERAALDPEALRIDPLAVLAGAAGYDDPERWWEDAVEHRMPRGAEPAAGGTAGPPGTGGDVAAPFVALGEAMGALRERYGDGGHDRDLVREAHMRLRLREARREADGRVAVVCGAWHVPALRERTTVTADRRLLKGLPKVRTEVAWVPWTHRRLARRSGYGAGIDSPGWYAHLFEVQDRPVERWLIKVADLLRAEGRTVSSAHVIEAVRLTTALAAMRGRPLAGLAETLDAVRAVMCDGSEVPLALVADRLVVGDALGEVPESAPAVPLQRDLARTQRALRLKPAAEERELQLDLRKETDAGRSRLLHRLRLLGVDWGVPAASRASTGTFRETWSLRWEPDLSVRVVEAALWGTTVVAAATAKAEYEAAQAGSLAEVTALAEQCLLAELTDALPVAMRALADRAALDTDVGHLAQALPALARSVRYGDVRGTQTTALADVATGLADRIFVGLPGACVGLDADGAQEMRTHVDAVHGAVALLDASPPGADQPDAASEGGAATPGAPVDGHGRRGAEGGGVRGRIPGAPATDTGVDEDPAQPGQDAAAAAGAGAGDARSEDAAADDGGRGEAGRSEEGSAGPRRRGGAAPGDAGSVRGRWAGALRVLGSRDAVPGLIRGRAVRLLLDEGRMPAAEAERVMGLALSHAVPPADAAVWVEGFLGGDGGMLLVHDERLLALVDGWLTGLSGDAFTDVLPLLRRTFAEYEPGARRALGELVRRGASAAGPAESEGLPGFADEIDAARAAAVLPTLRALLGTEEGQP comes from the coding sequence GTGGTCGGTGAGGAGGAGGGGCGGCGGGGCGCCGCGGCGGGGGCGCCGGCCGTCGAGCCGTTGCTGCTCGGCGTGCGGCACCACGGCCCGGGCTCCGCGCGCGGGGTGGCGGCGGCGCTGGACGCGTACCGGCCCCGGGTCGTGCTCGTCGAGGGCCCGCCGGAGGCGGACGCGATCGTCGGCCTGGCCGGCGAGGAGGACATGCGGCCGCCCGTCGCGCTGCTGGCCCACGCCGTGGACGAGCCCGCGCGGGCGGGGTTCTGGCCGCTGGCGCACTTCTCGCCGGAGTGGGTCGCGATCCGCTGGGCGCTGGGCCACGGCGTCCCGGTCCGCTTCATCGACCTCCCCGCCGCCCACACCCTCGCGATGGCCGAGGCGGGCCGACCGGCCCCGGGCGGGCCGGGGGCGGAGGAGGGGACGCCCGGCACCGCAGACGCAGACCCAGATGCTGACGCAGACACGGATGCAGACACTGACGCAGGCTCGGCCGGGGGAGAGGAGCGGGCGGCGCTCGACCCCGAGGCACTGCGCATCGATCCGCTCGCGGTCCTCGCCGGGGCCGCCGGTTACGACGACCCGGAGAGGTGGTGGGAGGACGCGGTCGAGCACCGCATGCCGCGCGGGGCCGAGCCCGCCGCGGGCGGGACGGCCGGCCCGCCCGGCACCGGCGGTGACGTCGCCGCGCCGTTCGTCGCGCTGGGGGAGGCGATGGGCGCGCTGCGCGAGCGGTACGGCGACGGCGGCCACGACCGCGACCTGGTGCGCGAAGCGCACATGCGGCTGCGGCTGCGTGAGGCGCGGCGCGAGGCCGACGGGCGGGTCGCCGTGGTCTGCGGCGCGTGGCACGTGCCCGCGCTGCGGGAACGCACCACGGTCACCGCCGACCGCCGGCTGCTCAAGGGCCTGCCCAAGGTCAGGACCGAGGTGGCGTGGGTGCCGTGGACGCACCGGCGGCTGGCCCGGCGGAGTGGTTACGGCGCGGGTATCGACTCTCCGGGCTGGTACGCGCATCTCTTCGAGGTGCAGGACCGGCCCGTCGAGCGCTGGTTGATCAAGGTCGCCGACCTGCTGCGCGCCGAGGGCAGGACCGTCTCGTCGGCGCACGTCATCGAGGCCGTGCGGCTCACCACCGCGCTGGCCGCGATGCGGGGCCGCCCGCTCGCCGGGCTCGCCGAGACGCTGGATGCCGTACGGGCCGTGATGTGCGACGGCTCCGAAGTGCCGCTGGCGCTCGTCGCCGACCGGCTCGTCGTGGGCGACGCGCTCGGCGAGGTGCCGGAGTCGGCGCCCGCCGTGCCGCTGCAGCGCGATCTGGCGCGTACGCAGCGGGCGTTGCGGCTCAAGCCGGCGGCCGAGGAGCGCGAGCTCCAGCTCGACCTGCGCAAGGAGACCGACGCGGGGCGCAGCCGCCTGCTGCACCGGCTGCGGCTGCTCGGCGTCGACTGGGGCGTGCCCGCGGCGTCCCGGGCGAGCACCGGCACGTTCCGCGAGACGTGGAGCCTGCGGTGGGAGCCGGATCTGTCCGTACGGGTGGTGGAGGCGGCGCTCTGGGGCACGACGGTGGTCGCGGCGGCCACCGCGAAGGCCGAGTACGAGGCGGCGCAGGCCGGTTCGCTGGCGGAGGTGACGGCGCTGGCCGAGCAGTGCCTGCTCGCCGAGCTGACCGACGCCCTGCCGGTCGCCATGCGGGCGCTCGCCGACCGGGCCGCGCTCGACACGGACGTCGGCCACCTGGCCCAGGCCCTCCCGGCGCTGGCCCGTTCGGTCCGCTACGGCGACGTGCGCGGCACGCAGACCACGGCGCTCGCGGACGTCGCCACGGGCCTGGCCGACCGGATCTTCGTCGGCCTTCCGGGCGCGTGCGTGGGGCTCGACGCGGACGGCGCACAGGAGATGCGCACGCACGTCGACGCGGTGCACGGCGCGGTGGCCCTGCTGGACGCCTCACCGCCGGGGGCGGACCAGCCGGACGCCGCGAGCGAGGGCGGCGCGGCGACGCCCGGTGCGCCGGTGGACGGTCACGGACGTCGCGGCGCCGAGGGCGGTGGGGTCCGTGGGCGGATCCCGGGCGCGCCCGCCACGGACACGGGGGTCGATGAAGACCCGGCGCAGCCCGGGCAGGATGCCGCCGCGGCGGCCGGGGCGGGTGCCGGCGACGCAAGGTCCGAGGATGCCGCCGCGGATGACGGCGGGCGCGGGGAGGCCGGCCGGTCCGAGGAGGGCAGTGCCGGGCCCCGCCGCCGCGGCGGTGCGGCTCCGGGCGACGCCGGTTCGGTGCGGGGGCGGTGGGCCGGTGCGTTGCGGGTGCTCGGGAGCCGGGACGCCGTACCCGGGCTCATCCGGGGCCGGGCCGTGCGGCTGCTCCTCGACGAGGGCCGGATGCCGGCCGCCGAGGCGGAGCGGGTCATGGGCCTGGCCCTGTCGCACGCCGTGCCGCCCGCGGACGCCGCCGTGTGGGTCGAGGGCTTCCTCGGCGGCGACGGCGGCATGCTCCTCGTCCACGACGAGCGGCTGCTCGCGCTCGTCGACGGCTGGCTGACCGGGCTGTCCGGCGACGCCTTCACGGACGTGCTGCCGCTGCTGCGGCGGACGTTCGCCGAGTACGAGCCGGGGGCCCGGCGCGCCCTCGGCGAGCTGGTACGCCGGGGCGCCTCCGCGGCGGGCCCGGCGGAGTCGGAGGGCCTTCCCGGCTTCGCCGACGAGATCGACGCCGCCCGCGCCGCCGCGGTGCTGCCCACCCTCCGCGCCCTGCTCGGCACGGAGGAGGGACAACCGTGA
- a CDS encoding peptidoglycan DD-metalloendopeptidase family protein, with protein sequence MNDRPPPGFPTPASPADDASAFGSLDGYGYGYDTSGQGGGSGEEPLHHGYQSYDQTYDGYDASQTGAYATAGYEAGGYLTPDLAPSWDTGTQSVDFGAYGANGLYGTADPYAGPDASGGYDVSPLWSEGAASTPAAGVPVGGIPRQAGPADDYDYGYGYPSASAPAPQWGTTGEWSGWDTGTQHETAQHETTQHETAQYDGTYDSAQYETPQHPGALYDSAAGWDTGHYVTASYAEAATDAAGYPEAMAYAEATAYPEAFTDTTATATAAYDEHAAYAPAAAHGGHADADATAAWDFAALAEHDGIDGVNGIDAPDGLAGHDHPGTPDAPETPRTPDPAPRAARKPVGVPVGRAVRTGRRRCPKRSALLTVAVPSIAVVGVAGVAAASVSTSGSGGAEDDGKTTQAAPDGGTAKASKANAALDTQLRGVTEDADDFADRASRTQERIDLKEKQEAERKREAAEAARKEALRPKFAVPVASPGLSAYYGQAGVNWMSVHTGIDFPVSYGSEVMAATDGTVTTRYDYSYGNMLVLTAADGTETWYAHLDSYAITTGPVQAGDVVAYSGNSGNSTGPHLHFEVHPYGGGAIDPLAWLQEKGLDPQ encoded by the coding sequence GTGAACGACCGTCCCCCGCCGGGCTTCCCCACCCCGGCCTCTCCTGCTGACGACGCCTCCGCCTTCGGAAGCCTCGACGGCTACGGGTACGGCTACGACACCTCCGGCCAGGGCGGCGGTTCCGGTGAAGAGCCTCTCCATCACGGCTATCAGAGCTACGACCAGACCTACGACGGCTACGACGCGAGCCAAACGGGCGCGTACGCCACCGCGGGCTACGAGGCCGGCGGCTACCTGACGCCCGACCTCGCCCCCTCGTGGGACACCGGCACGCAGTCCGTCGACTTCGGCGCGTACGGCGCGAACGGCCTCTACGGCACCGCCGATCCGTACGCCGGCCCCGACGCCTCCGGCGGCTACGATGTCTCGCCGCTCTGGTCCGAAGGCGCCGCGAGCACCCCGGCCGCCGGCGTCCCGGTCGGCGGCATCCCGCGGCAGGCGGGCCCGGCCGACGACTACGACTACGGCTACGGCTATCCCTCGGCGAGCGCGCCGGCCCCGCAGTGGGGCACCACCGGCGAGTGGTCCGGCTGGGACACGGGCACGCAGCACGAGACCGCCCAGCACGAGACCACCCAGCACGAGACCGCGCAGTACGACGGCACGTACGACTCCGCGCAGTACGAGACCCCGCAGCACCCCGGCGCGCTGTACGACTCGGCCGCCGGCTGGGACACGGGCCACTACGTCACCGCGTCGTACGCGGAGGCGGCCACGGACGCGGCGGGGTACCCGGAGGCCATGGCGTACGCCGAAGCCACCGCGTACCCCGAGGCGTTCACCGACACCACCGCCACTGCCACCGCCGCGTACGACGAGCACGCGGCCTACGCCCCGGCCGCCGCGCACGGCGGGCACGCCGACGCCGACGCGACCGCCGCCTGGGACTTCGCCGCCCTGGCGGAGCACGACGGCATCGATGGCGTCAACGGCATCGACGCGCCGGACGGGCTCGCCGGGCACGACCACCCCGGCACCCCCGACGCGCCCGAGACCCCCCGGACGCCCGACCCCGCCCCCCGCGCCGCGCGCAAGCCCGTCGGCGTGCCCGTGGGCCGTGCCGTACGCACCGGCCGCCGCCGCTGTCCCAAGCGCTCCGCGCTGCTCACCGTGGCCGTCCCGTCCATCGCCGTCGTCGGCGTGGCCGGCGTCGCCGCCGCGAGCGTCTCCACCAGCGGATCCGGCGGCGCCGAGGACGACGGCAAGACGACGCAGGCGGCCCCGGACGGGGGCACCGCCAAGGCGTCGAAGGCCAACGCCGCGCTCGACACGCAGCTTCGCGGCGTCACCGAGGACGCCGACGACTTCGCCGACCGCGCCAGCCGCACCCAGGAGCGCATCGACCTCAAGGAGAAGCAGGAGGCCGAGCGGAAGCGGGAGGCGGCGGAGGCCGCGCGCAAGGAGGCGCTGCGCCCGAAGTTCGCGGTCCCGGTGGCCAGTCCCGGGCTCAGCGCGTACTACGGCCAGGCCGGCGTCAACTGGATGTCGGTGCACACCGGCATCGACTTCCCCGTCTCGTACGGCAGCGAGGTCATGGCCGCCACCGACGGCACGGTCACCACCCGCTACGACTACTCGTACGGGAACATGCTCGTCCTCACCGCCGCCGACGGCACCGAGACGTGGTACGCCCACCTCGACAGCTACGCCATCACCACCGGCCCCGTCCAGGCCGGCGACGTCGTCGCCTACTCGGGCAACTCCGGCAACTCCACGGGGCCGCACCTGCACTTCGAGGTGCACCCCTACGGCGGCGGTGCCATCGACCCGCTCGCGTGGCTGCAGGAGAAGGGCCTCGACCCGCAGTAG
- a CDS encoding cobalamin B12-binding domain-containing protein codes for MSGTGPIRVVVAKPGLDGHDRGAKVIARALRDAGMEVIYTGLHQTPEQIVDTAIQEDAEAIGLSILSGAHMTLFGKVVELLREQDALDIKLFGGGIIPEDDIPQLKGLGVAEIFTPGAATTEVVEWVRTNVREPAGA; via the coding sequence ATGAGTGGCACCGGTCCGATCCGCGTGGTGGTGGCCAAGCCGGGACTCGACGGCCACGACCGCGGGGCCAAGGTCATCGCGCGGGCGCTGCGCGACGCCGGTATGGAGGTCATCTACACGGGCCTGCACCAGACGCCGGAGCAGATCGTCGACACCGCGATCCAGGAGGACGCCGAGGCGATCGGCCTGTCCATCCTCTCCGGGGCGCACATGACGCTCTTCGGGAAGGTCGTGGAGCTGCTGCGGGAGCAGGACGCGCTGGACATCAAGCTGTTCGGCGGCGGGATCATCCCGGAGGACGACATCCCGCAGTTGAAGGGGCTGGGTGTCGCGGAGATCTTCACCCCGGGCGCGGCGACGACCGAGGTGGTGGAGTGGGTGCGGACGAACGTCCGGGAGCCGGCGGGCGCGTGA
- a CDS encoding DUF5691 domain-containing protein: MTVEVRGFAADAAGGWGDLVAAAVVGAGRRGVDEGALLDAAAAATVRRRAGIVPGPARRLPEPAGHDPRPRLPAAARRRLAALLADRSGTGGGSRRGPAPDLAELIPEWLRQAVECGYQAPPELLPALLDAARARIDLRPHALALAGPRGLWLAERAPQWAPLLRDGAAGPALPDPRDADAVRALWEEGPRTGGPGTGQVRGALFAEVRRADPAGAVELLVSTWSAEKAEDRLAFVELLRTGLSLADEPFLEDALADRSRGVRAAAAELLAGLPGSALAGRMAARVRSLVVLDRSEEPPVIAVEAPYECDAAMQRDGVVATPPAGMGERSWWFGQLVAAAPLALWQAVFDGRTPEEIVALPVADGWRSDLLAAWSRAAARQHDSAWARALLGAAPASSPNEPPAFTAGPAGPSSAPGSGEHIPGRDPARLLTALPEGERAAWVAEFISAHGLSEAFRLLGACAVPWPEELGRAVVDALEIARDGGSYPWSFSGVMGLAERCLDPSYAVRLEPLAAMHEEAEESSPGAAGYWSEAFQRLVATLRIRAAMRDELTTPAALRP, translated from the coding sequence ATGACGGTTGAGGTGCGGGGCTTCGCGGCGGACGCCGCCGGCGGCTGGGGGGACCTGGTGGCCGCGGCGGTGGTGGGGGCCGGGCGGCGGGGAGTCGACGAGGGGGCGCTGCTCGACGCCGCCGCCGCGGCCACCGTGCGGCGGCGGGCCGGGATCGTGCCCGGCCCGGCGCGGCGGCTGCCCGAGCCCGCCGGGCACGATCCGCGGCCCCGGCTGCCCGCCGCCGCCCGGCGGCGGCTCGCCGCGCTGCTCGCGGACCGCTCCGGCACCGGCGGCGGCAGCAGGCGCGGGCCCGCCCCCGACCTCGCCGAGCTGATTCCGGAGTGGCTGCGGCAGGCCGTCGAGTGCGGCTACCAGGCGCCGCCCGAGTTGCTGCCCGCGCTGCTCGACGCCGCCCGGGCCCGTATCGACCTGCGGCCCCACGCGCTGGCCCTCGCCGGGCCGCGCGGGCTGTGGCTCGCCGAGCGCGCGCCGCAGTGGGCGCCGCTGCTGCGCGACGGCGCGGCCGGGCCCGCGCTGCCGGACCCGCGCGACGCGGACGCCGTCCGCGCCCTGTGGGAGGAGGGGCCCCGGACCGGCGGGCCGGGGACAGGCCAGGTGCGCGGCGCGCTCTTCGCCGAGGTGCGCCGCGCCGATCCCGCGGGCGCCGTCGAGCTGCTGGTCTCGACGTGGTCCGCCGAGAAGGCAGAGGACCGGCTCGCGTTCGTGGAGCTGCTGCGCACGGGGCTGTCCCTCGCCGACGAGCCGTTCCTGGAAGACGCCCTGGCCGACCGCAGCCGCGGGGTACGGGCCGCGGCGGCCGAACTCCTCGCCGGGCTCCCCGGCTCCGCGCTGGCGGGGCGGATGGCCGCGCGGGTGCGGTCGCTGGTGGTGCTCGACCGCAGCGAGGAGCCACCGGTGATCGCGGTGGAGGCGCCGTACGAGTGCGACGCCGCCATGCAGCGGGACGGGGTGGTGGCCACGCCGCCGGCGGGCATGGGCGAACGGTCGTGGTGGTTCGGGCAGTTGGTCGCCGCGGCGCCGCTCGCCCTATGGCAGGCGGTCTTCGACGGCCGGACGCCGGAGGAGATCGTCGCGCTGCCCGTCGCCGACGGCTGGCGGTCCGACCTGCTCGCCGCCTGGAGCCGCGCCGCCGCCCGGCAGCACGACTCGGCCTGGGCCCGCGCCCTCCTCGGCGCCGCCCCGGCCTCGTCCCCGAACGAGCCGCCCGCCTTCACCGCCGGCCCGGCCGGCCCGTCGTCCGCCCCCGGCAGCGGCGAGCACATACCCGGGCGGGACCCCGCGCGGCTGCTCACCGCGCTGCCCGAGGGGGAACGGGCCGCGTGGGTCGCGGAGTTCATCTCCGCGCACGGGCTGTCCGAGGCGTTCCGCCTCCTCGGCGCCTGCGCCGTGCCGTGGCCGGAGGAACTGGGCCGGGCCGTGGTCGACGCCCTGGAGATCGCGCGGGACGGCGGCAGTTATCCGTGGAGCTTCAGCGGCGTGATGGGCCTCGCGGAGCGTTGCCTCGACCCCTCGTACGCCGTCCGCCTCGAACCGCTCGCCGCGATGCACGAGGAGGCGGAGGAGAGTTCGCCCGGCGCCGCCGGGTACTGGTCGGAGGCGTTCCAGCGGCTGGTGGCCACGCTGCGGATACGCGCCGCGATGCGCGACGAGCTGACCACGCCCGCCGCCCTGCGGCCCTGA
- a CDS encoding SWIM zinc finger family protein — protein MGMEGQSERWTVDQVWGLAPDASSRAAGGKLAAAGPWAESGAAGDAVWGLCRGSGSRPYQTVVDLQGPAYKCSCPSRKFPCKHALGLLLRWAGGDVPESPREASREKGAGEGVPEWAAEWLASRREKAERKAAGEPAAERAPDPAAAAEARRRAEQRRQRIAAGAAELEQRLTDLLRDGLATAPRGAVWEETAARMVDAQAPGLAARVRELGVLPASGPGWPARLLAECSLIHLLDQGFLRLDELPEPLAATVRTRVGLTVDAAGLLRGGTLRDDWLVLAQEDADDGKLVTRRIWLHGARSQRMALLLAYGAAGRAPEQSLPTGLALDAELAYYPGAHPLRAALGAVHAGPRTPPGGERAVPPGAGVAEVVAAYGAALAADPWLEGIPAVLTDVVPVPEEGDEGWQLAERAGDRALPLHPAAGRGPGVWQLLAVSGGGPVTVFGEFGHAGFRPLTTWSAGAAVPLTGAAAAMAGAPIAAPKGGGTWH, from the coding sequence GTGGGCATGGAGGGGCAGAGCGAGCGGTGGACCGTGGACCAGGTGTGGGGGCTGGCGCCTGACGCCTCGTCACGCGCGGCGGGCGGCAAGCTCGCCGCGGCCGGGCCGTGGGCGGAGTCGGGGGCCGCGGGCGACGCGGTGTGGGGGCTGTGCCGCGGCAGCGGGAGCAGGCCGTATCAGACGGTGGTGGATCTGCAGGGTCCGGCGTACAAGTGCAGTTGCCCGAGCCGGAAGTTCCCGTGCAAGCACGCGCTGGGGCTGCTGCTGCGCTGGGCGGGAGGCGACGTTCCCGAGTCGCCGCGGGAGGCGTCCCGGGAGAAGGGGGCCGGCGAGGGGGTTCCGGAGTGGGCCGCCGAGTGGCTGGCGAGCCGCCGGGAGAAGGCGGAGCGGAAGGCCGCCGGGGAGCCGGCGGCGGAGCGGGCCCCGGATCCGGCGGCGGCGGCCGAGGCCCGGCGCCGTGCGGAGCAGCGGCGGCAGCGGATCGCCGCGGGCGCCGCGGAGTTGGAGCAGCGGCTGACGGACCTGCTGCGCGACGGGCTGGCGACGGCGCCGCGGGGTGCGGTGTGGGAGGAGACGGCGGCGCGGATGGTCGACGCGCAGGCGCCCGGGCTGGCGGCGCGGGTGCGCGAGTTGGGGGTGCTGCCGGCCTCGGGACCCGGGTGGCCGGCGCGGCTGCTCGCCGAGTGCAGCCTGATACACCTGCTGGACCAGGGCTTTCTGCGGCTGGACGAGCTGCCCGAGCCGCTGGCGGCCACCGTCCGCACGCGGGTGGGCCTCACGGTCGACGCCGCGGGGCTGCTGCGCGGCGGCACGCTGCGCGACGACTGGCTGGTGCTGGCCCAGGAGGACGCCGACGACGGCAAGTTGGTCACGCGCCGCATCTGGCTGCACGGCGCCCGTTCGCAGCGGATGGCGCTCCTGCTGGCGTACGGGGCGGCGGGCCGGGCGCCGGAGCAGTCGCTGCCGACGGGGCTGGCGCTGGACGCGGAGCTGGCGTATTACCCGGGCGCCCACCCGCTGCGCGCGGCGCTGGGCGCGGTCCACGCGGGCCCGCGGACCCCGCCGGGGGGCGAGCGGGCCGTGCCGCCGGGGGCCGGGGTCGCGGAGGTGGTCGCGGCGTACGGGGCGGCGCTGGCGGCGGACCCGTGGCTGGAGGGGATACCGGCGGTCCTCACGGACGTGGTCCCCGTGCCGGAAGAGGGTGACGAGGGCTGGCAGTTGGCCGAGCGGGCGGGCGACCGCGCGCTGCCGCTCCACCCGGCCGCGGGGCGCGGTCCGGGCGTGTGGCAGCTCCTCGCGGTGTCGGGGGGCGGCCCGGTCACGGTCTTCGGCGAGTTCGGCCACGCGGGCTTCCGCCCGCTGACGACGTGGTCCGCGGGCGCGGCCGTCCCGCTGACGGGCGCCGCCGCGGCCATGGCGGGGGCGCCGATCGCGGCGCCGAAGGGCGGGGGCACATGGCACTGA
- a CDS encoding AAA family ATPase — MTTTTGAGAAIGDGGEAGPSAESAAGESAAGDTALRPHAEDAFAHELAALAAADERPRPPRWRLSPWAVSTYLLGGTLPDGTVVTPKYVGPRRIVEVAVATLATDRALLLLGVPGTAKTWVSEHLAAAVSGDSTLLVQGTAGTPEEAIRYGWNYAQLLAAGPSREALVPSPVMRAMAEGMTARVEELTRIPADVQDSLITILSEKTLPIAELGEEVQAVRGFNVIATANDRDRGINELSSALRRRFNTVVLPLPASAEDEVGIVTQRVAQIGASLRLPPVPEAVDEIRRVVTVFRELRDGETADGRTKVKSPSGTLSTAEAISVVTGGLALAAHFGDGVLRASDVAAGIQSAVVRDPAADGVVWQEYLETVVRERDGWKDLYRACREITA; from the coding sequence ATGACGACCACGACAGGGGCAGGCGCGGCCATCGGGGACGGCGGCGAGGCGGGGCCGTCCGCGGAGTCCGCGGCCGGGGAGTCCGCGGCCGGGGACACCGCGCTGCGGCCGCACGCCGAGGACGCCTTCGCGCATGAACTGGCGGCCCTCGCCGCCGCGGACGAGCGTCCCCGGCCGCCGCGCTGGCGGCTGTCGCCGTGGGCGGTGTCCACGTATCTGCTGGGCGGCACGCTCCCGGACGGCACGGTCGTCACGCCGAAGTACGTCGGCCCGCGCCGGATCGTGGAGGTCGCGGTCGCGACGCTGGCGACGGACCGGGCGCTGCTGCTCCTCGGCGTCCCCGGCACCGCGAAGACCTGGGTCTCGGAGCACCTGGCCGCCGCCGTCAGCGGCGATTCCACGCTGCTGGTGCAGGGGACGGCGGGCACGCCGGAGGAGGCGATCCGCTACGGGTGGAACTACGCGCAGTTGCTCGCGGCAGGACCCAGCCGGGAGGCGCTGGTGCCCAGCCCGGTGATGCGGGCGATGGCGGAGGGCATGACGGCGCGGGTCGAGGAGCTGACCCGTATCCCGGCCGACGTGCAGGACTCGCTCATCACGATCCTGTCGGAGAAGACCCTGCCGATCGCCGAACTCGGCGAAGAGGTCCAGGCGGTCCGGGGGTTCAACGTCATCGCGACGGCCAACGACCGCGACCGCGGGATCAACGAGCTGTCGAGTGCCCTGCGCCGCCGCTTCAACACGGTGGTGCTGCCGCTGCCCGCGTCCGCCGAGGACGAGGTCGGCATCGTCACGCAGCGCGTCGCGCAGATCGGCGCCTCGCTCCGGCTCCCGCCGGTGCCGGAGGCGGTCGACGAGATCCGCCGGGTCGTCACGGTCTTCCGCGAGCTGCGCGACGGGGAGACGGCCGACGGCCGGACGAAGGTGAAGTCCCCGTCCGGGACGCTGTCGACGGCGGAGGCGATATCCGTGGTCACCGGCGGCCTGGCGCTGGCGGCGCACTTCGGCGACGGGGTGCTGCGCGCGAGCGACGTGGCGGCGGGCATCCAGAGCGCGGTGGTCCGCGATCCGGCGGCCGACGGCGTGGTGTGGCAGGAGTATCTGGAGACCGTCGTGCGCGAGCGCGACGGCTGGAAGGACCTCTACCGCGCGTGCCGCGAGATCACGGCGTGA